From a single Bemisia tabaci chromosome 10, PGI_BMITA_v3 genomic region:
- the LOC109033991 gene encoding maltase 2-like, which produces MVLRLGIVFCIAAMTASCDAHNIAEGLDWWQSTFIYQIYPRSFKDSNGDGIGDLNGILEKLDYIKAIGVDTMWIQPFYKSPMVDTGYDVSDYISVDPSYGSMEDFKRLLKATKEKGMKLIVDFVPNHSSDQHEWFKLSEQRIEPYTDFYVWHDGRKVNDSYSMAPNNWIDVVHGSSAWTWSEKRRQYYYHQFVRQQPDLNLRNPRVVKELENVLKFWLDLGVDGFRVDAARHLYEATHLKDEKLVRSGPYNWIEHEYTHELPENYELFQSWRTLLDEYSRKDGRTRQVQLTSLRTASSSRILCTEDYDTPENLKRHLGNATKPGAHIPFYFYLTNANLEQRMNSTLLNNLVLSMKNNFPQNSFNWVLDNHDRVRVTSRFFPESGDSWLMLVLLLPGAVSIYYGTEIGMENSKMGRDQHPLDGHGQINFNDDSRTPMQWDDTENAGFTSGRDTWLPVHPNYWLKNVRTQEQDPKSHLNIFKRLVALRKSPVITHGDFETYAPKTWVYMITRSFESQIIVVLMNIGSSVEHVCPKETISTLPDKMFVYTGSVNSGFNIGDEVIISKSDNTRCVTMRPQSGLVLSTSVAQ; this is translated from the exons ATGGTACTCAGATTAGGGATTGTCTTTTGCATTGCTGCTATGACCGCTTCGTGTGACGCTCATAATATTGCTGAAGGTCTAGACTGGTGGCAGTCGACGTTCATTTATCAAATTTACCCTCGGTCATTTAAGGACTCAAACGGGGACGGGATTGGTGATCTAAAcg ggaTTCTAGAAAAACTCGATTACATCAAGGCTATAGGAGTTGATACCATGTGGATTCAGCCATTTTACAAATCACCGATGGTTGACACGGGGTACGATGTCTCAGATTATATCTCTGTGGACCCAAGTTATGGCAGTATGGAAGATTTCAAACGACTACTCAAAGCAACAAAAGAAAAAG GAATGAAACTGATTGTGGACTTCGTTCCCAATCACTCTAGTGACCAACACGAGTGGTTTAAACTTTCCGAACAACGCATTGAACCTTACACTGACTTCTACGTTTGGCACGATGGAAGGAAAGTGAACGACAGTTATTCGATGGCTCCAAATAACTGG attgatgTTGTGCATGGTTCATCAGCTTGGACATGGAGCGAAAAAAGGAGACAATACTATTATCATCAGTTTGTGCGGCAGCAACCAGATTTGAATCTTCGAAATCCTCGAGTTGTGAAGGAACTGGAG AATGTTCTGAAATTTTGGTTGGATTTGGGTGTGGATGGATTCCGCGTGGACGCAGCCAGGCATTTATACGAAGCTACGCATCTCAAGGATGAGAAGCTTGTAAGAAGTGGGCCGTACAATTGGATCGAACACGAGTATACTCACGAGCTACCTGAGAATTACGAGCTCTTTCAGTCATGGAGGACCCTCTTGGACGAATATTCAAGAAAAGATGGGAGAACTAGGCAAGTGCAACTAACTTCCCTGCGTACTGCATCCT ctagCAG GATTCTGTGCACAGAAGATTATGATACCCCAGAGAATCTGAAGAGACACCTTGGGAACGCAACGAAACCAGGCGCTCACATTCCATTTTACTTCTATCTTACTAATGCGAACTTGGAGCAGAGAATGAATTCAACTCTTTTGAATAACCTTGTCCTTTCAATGAAGAACAATTTCCCACAGAATTCCTTCAATTGGGTG CTAGATAACCACGACAGGGTGAGAGTAACTTCTCGGTTTTTCCCGGAAAGCGGTGACTCGTGGCTGATGCTGGTTCTCCTACTGCCAGGAGCGGTGAGCATTTATTATGGTACAGAGATTGGCATGGAGAATTCAAAGATGGGTCGCGACCAACATCCACTTGACGGCCATGgacaaataaattttaatgacGACTCAAGAACTCCTATGCAATGGGACGACACAGAAAATGCAG GTTTCACGTCAGGTAGAGATACATGGCTACCTGTCCATCCAAACTACTGGCTGAAAAATGTGAGAACTCAGGAACAAGATCCCAAAAGCcacctcaacattttcaaacgGCTAGTGGCATTGAGAAAATCACCTGTTATTACACACGGCGACTTTGAGACTTATGCGCCTAAAACTTGGGTTTACATGATTACCAG GTCATTCGAGAGTCAAATTATTGTAGTATTGATGAACATTGGATCGAGTGTTGAACATGTTTGCCCGAAAGAAACGATCTCAACATTACCTGATAAGATGTTCGTTTACACTGGTAGTGTTAACTCCGGTTTTAACATTGG GGATGAAGTGATAATCTCCAAGTCGGACAATACGAGGTGTGTTACAATGAGGCCACAATCAGGCTTGGTGTTGAGCACAAGCGTGGCACAATAA